The following coding sequences are from one Candidatus Bathyarchaeota archaeon window:
- a CDS encoding aldehyde ferredoxin oxidoreductase, with the protein MCGYAGKFLEIDLSTKNVKEMRFNEEVLRDYVGGRGLAAKILWDRLGNRWETVDPLGPENTLLFLTGPLTGFFPGGRICVSGKSPQSNGVVGSTVGGEFGIELKCAGYDGIIVSGESEKPIYLFIKDGDIEIRDASHVWGMDAKRTVATLTRECRTILKQRYPLKGEWKEPAILYIGPAGENKVRTAVVAAKWSHAAGYGGYGAVMGAKKLKAIAVKGTGPLPEVADIEAVQRLMQEVCNNAYENESWRRWGTGSGGYEFGAMTSSEPVRNWQEEWHNEKSFGVDKFENRVWIKQYWGDFGCPTTCLKLAVVRFGQFKGAITDNPDYELQAYLGTNLGIFTPEANVYMASVIDDLGLCGIQTGNVLGFVAELFQRGILTKEDLDSIEPKWGDAEAFAVLAKKIAYREGVGNILAEGTYRAALKIGGLKGVDVMPYAVQVKGIGVGAHGIRSGKDYPHICSYVCSVQCGDHTSVAYMPLDEPNSEHIRIFDDSGVICFFNTFGLPSNLVFDFYKAVTGIELTKDEWVSTKAMKIIQLQRAMLLLGGPDLKWNPEIHDDNPPRFYEPLPSGPFKGKTLEKARVDEEKRKYYALVGWDERGIPKSDILKKLGLHDVDKALEKLR; encoded by the coding sequence ATTTGTGGTTATGCTGGAAAGTTTCTCGAAATTGACCTTTCAACCAAAAACGTCAAAGAAATGCGTTTCAACGAGGAAGTTCTAAGAGACTATGTGGGCGGTCGAGGGTTAGCTGCAAAAATTCTCTGGGATAGGCTTGGCAACCGATGGGAAACCGTAGATCCGCTTGGACCAGAAAACACACTCTTATTTTTGACAGGACCGCTTACTGGATTTTTTCCAGGTGGAAGGATCTGTGTTTCAGGTAAGTCTCCGCAGAGCAACGGGGTGGTCGGCTCAACGGTTGGCGGCGAATTCGGCATTGAACTGAAATGCGCTGGCTACGACGGCATCATCGTTTCTGGAGAGTCTGAAAAACCCATATATCTCTTCATAAAAGACGGCGACATCGAAATTAGGGATGCTTCTCATGTCTGGGGCATGGACGCCAAACGGACAGTTGCCACATTAACTAGGGAGTGCAGAACCATTTTGAAACAGCGTTACCCGCTGAAAGGCGAATGGAAAGAGCCAGCCATCCTCTATATTGGCCCAGCTGGAGAAAACAAAGTGCGAACAGCTGTGGTGGCAGCTAAGTGGTCGCATGCTGCTGGTTATGGTGGATACGGCGCCGTAATGGGCGCTAAAAAACTTAAGGCTATAGCTGTCAAGGGAACAGGGCCTTTGCCTGAAGTCGCCGACATAGAGGCTGTCCAGCGGCTTATGCAGGAGGTTTGCAATAACGCTTATGAAAATGAGTCTTGGAGGCGTTGGGGGACAGGTTCAGGCGGTTATGAGTTTGGGGCTATGACGAGTTCTGAGCCTGTGCGGAACTGGCAGGAGGAGTGGCATAACGAGAAAAGTTTCGGCGTTGACAAGTTTGAAAACCGTGTATGGATAAAACAGTATTGGGGTGACTTCGGCTGTCCAACTACATGCCTTAAACTGGCTGTTGTACGGTTTGGACAGTTCAAAGGCGCCATAACCGACAACCCGGACTATGAGCTGCAAGCCTATTTGGGCACAAACTTAGGCATTTTCACTCCTGAAGCAAACGTTTACATGGCTTCAGTCATTGATGATCTGGGGCTTTGCGGTATTCAAACAGGCAACGTGTTGGGTTTTGTAGCAGAACTCTTCCAGAGAGGGATATTAACGAAAGAAGATTTAGACAGCATCGAGCCTAAATGGGGGGATGCCGAAGCCTTCGCTGTTTTAGCTAAGAAAATTGCCTATAGAGAAGGCGTAGGCAATATTTTAGCCGAGGGAACCTATCGAGCTGCTTTGAAAATAGGTGGGCTAAAGGGTGTGGATGTTATGCCATATGCCGTGCAAGTTAAGGGTATTGGAGTTGGTGCCCACGGCATTCGGAGCGGAAAGGACTATCCGCATATATGCTCTTACGTTTGCTCAGTGCAGTGTGGAGATCACACTTCAGTTGCCTATATGCCGCTAGATGAACCTAATAGTGAGCACATAAGAATTTTCGATGATTCCGGAGTAATTTGTTTCTTTAACACCTTCGGCTTACCCAGCAACCTAGTCTTTGACTTTTACAAGGCGGTTACCGGCATAGAATTGACGAAAGACGAGTGGGTTAGCACAAAGGCCATGAAAATAATACAGCTGCAAAGAGCCATGTTATTGCTGGGCGGCCCAGACTTAAAATGGAATCCAGAAATCCACGATGATAACCCACCACGGTTCTATGAACCCTTGCCATCCGGACCGTTTAAGGGTAAGACCCTTGAGAAAGCTCGTGTAGACGAGGAGAAACGCAAATACTATGCGCTTGTAGGTTGGGATGAGCGGGGTATTCCAAAATCTGATATTCTAAAAAAGCTTGGATTACATGATGTTGACAAAGCCCTTGAAAAGCTTCGCTGA
- a CDS encoding 5-formyltetrahydrofolate cyclo-ligase, producing the protein MLKIAREKQRLREKIWREMERSGVVTFPLPCWGRIPNFVGAEKAAENLRQIEEWRRAKVIFANPDSPQRKVRENALKDGKILIMASPRLQKGFILIDPAKVRGKEHLASTIKGAFKYGVTAQESPKPDLIVEGSVAVDIEGHRLGKGHGYGDIEIEILRKKFGEIPVATTVHDIQVVEKVPFEAKDKKVSIIVTPTRIIRVAAQQKN; encoded by the coding sequence ATGTTGAAAATTGCTAGAGAAAAACAGCGACTTCGAGAAAAAATTTGGCGGGAGATGGAAAGGTCTGGAGTGGTAACTTTTCCGCTTCCATGCTGGGGTAGAATACCAAATTTTGTCGGAGCTGAAAAAGCAGCTGAGAATCTTCGCCAGATTGAAGAATGGAGAAGGGCGAAGGTCATCTTTGCTAACCCGGATTCACCTCAGCGGAAGGTTCGGGAAAACGCCCTAAAAGATGGAAAAATCCTTATAATGGCGTCTCCAAGGCTTCAGAAGGGCTTTATTCTAATAGATCCAGCGAAAGTGCGAGGAAAGGAGCATTTAGCCTCAACAATAAAAGGTGCATTTAAATATGGAGTTACAGCGCAAGAATCCCCAAAACCAGACTTAATCGTTGAAGGATCAGTAGCTGTTGATATTGAGGGGCATAGGCTTGGGAAGGGACACGGTTACGGTGACATAGAAATAGAAATATTAAGAAAAAAGTTTGGGGAAATCCCAGTTGCCACAACAGTCCACGACATACAAGTGGTGGAAAAAGTTCCTTTTGAAGCGAAAGACAAGAAAGTTTCCATAATAGTTACGCCGACAAGAATTATTCGTGTAGCCGCGCAACAGAAAAACTAG
- a CDS encoding 4Fe-4S binding protein, with translation MAKINLKQHLLKVNTLRIVVQFLSFIFFSATVFNLSPLPVLLPIMWTWGLQYNIVGDAFTAIQFMPTGWQQPIQTFPWLAIASFLIAGVLIGKSLCGWICPFGFVQDLIGFIKTKKVEVSPKTNDNMKLIKYFILGIILFITITFSLAKLLKTHENYEKAMGVFAYAPFTAVSPAETLFAMLPKMVRNFASALTEKPVYDVLAGILDLPPLFWVQLFILIGVLILAAHIPRGWCRYLCPHGAIMAVLNRFSFIGLKRDPVKCVKGECRECVKACPMQVRILEHSWEKFGDPECIYCLKCVDACTNNAIGLKYP, from the coding sequence ATGGCGAAAATCAATCTAAAGCAGCATTTATTGAAAGTTAACACGCTGCGTATCGTAGTGCAATTCCTATCCTTCATATTCTTCAGCGCTACAGTCTTCAATTTAAGCCCACTTCCAGTTCTGTTGCCAATAATGTGGACTTGGGGGCTGCAATATAACATTGTAGGCGACGCTTTCACAGCGATACAGTTTATGCCCACAGGTTGGCAACAGCCCATTCAAACTTTTCCATGGCTTGCAATAGCCTCCTTCCTAATAGCTGGTGTTTTAATTGGAAAGTCACTTTGCGGCTGGATCTGCCCCTTCGGCTTCGTCCAAGACTTAATAGGCTTCATCAAAACAAAAAAGGTTGAAGTTTCGCCAAAAACCAATGACAACATGAAGCTTATAAAGTATTTTATTCTAGGCATTATACTTTTTATTACCATAACATTCTCGTTAGCCAAACTCTTGAAAACCCATGAGAATTATGAAAAAGCAATGGGGGTTTTTGCTTATGCTCCCTTTACAGCTGTGAGTCCTGCTGAAACATTATTTGCAATGTTGCCGAAAATGGTTAGAAACTTTGCGAGCGCCTTAACGGAAAAACCAGTTTACGATGTTTTGGCTGGAATATTGGATTTGCCTCCTCTATTCTGGGTTCAACTGTTCATTTTAATAGGTGTGTTAATTTTAGCCGCACACATTCCAAGAGGCTGGTGTAGGTACTTATGCCCCCATGGAGCGATAATGGCAGTTTTAAATAGGTTCAGTTTCATCGGCTTAAAGCGGGACCCAGTGAAATGTGTTAAAGGTGAATGTCGAGAATGTGTTAAGGCTTGCCCCATGCAAGTGCGTATTTTGGAACACTCATGGGAAAAATTTGGTGACCCGGAATGCATATATTGCCTAAAATGTGTTGATGCGTGTACAAACAATGCAATTGGACTTAAGTATCCATAA
- a CDS encoding 4Fe-4S dicluster domain-containing protein: protein MWIARELSKCSGCRRCEIACSLFHEKRIWPEASRIRIFMLAPGVEFPHFCAQCEDYPCIEACPTKALSVSKETGAVLVDANTCVGCGKCIEACPGRIPHMHPTENRILICDLCGGNPQCVKVCQEGLWGVLRAVPRRTHPYKLYARIPEEIARDLAAKILGEEGEHLL from the coding sequence ATGTGGATTGCCAGAGAACTTTCAAAGTGCAGCGGCTGTAGAAGATGCGAAATAGCCTGTTCACTTTTTCATGAAAAGCGCATATGGCCTGAAGCTTCCCGAATAAGAATTTTCATGCTTGCGCCGGGCGTCGAATTTCCCCATTTTTGCGCCCAATGCGAAGATTATCCATGCATTGAGGCTTGCCCAACCAAAGCCCTATCCGTGAGTAAAGAAACTGGCGCCGTGCTTGTGGACGCAAATACCTGCGTTGGCTGTGGAAAATGCATCGAGGCATGTCCCGGAAGAATTCCTCATATGCATCCGACGGAAAATAGGATTTTAATTTGCGATTTGTGCGGCGGAAATCCCCAATGCGTTAAAGTTTGCCAAGAAGGATTGTGGGGCGTTCTCCGAGCAGTGCCTCGGAGGACACATCCTTACAAGCTTTACGCTCGAATTCCAGAAGAAATAGCTCGGGACCTAGCTGCCAAAATCCTTGGGGAGGAGGGAGAACATCTATTATGA
- a CDS encoding VTT domain-containing protein, which produces MAAEDLLRQITDWLQNFSMQHGYFGVFLISLFGSMSIFFPVPYTVVIFTLGSIETFNPILTAFVSGLGSAVGEFSGYLLGLGGRKIISEKGKRNVEFFLKIFGRYSVLAIFIFALTPLPDDLLFIPLGVMHYSFLRAFIPAFLGKLCMSLIIVYSARFTVGVIREIFGIESDWVSAIIGTVTALILLVIVFILMFKVDWEKTLEKRRKPKGRGLAKIKVYAKPFSTNVIGR; this is translated from the coding sequence TTGGCAGCGGAAGACCTTCTAAGACAAATCACTGATTGGTTGCAAAACTTTTCCATGCAACATGGATACTTTGGCGTTTTCCTAATAAGCCTGTTTGGCTCCATGTCAATTTTTTTCCCAGTTCCATACACGGTGGTGATTTTTACACTAGGCTCCATCGAGACATTTAATCCGATATTAACAGCATTTGTATCTGGTTTAGGCTCAGCTGTGGGAGAGTTTTCAGGTTACTTGCTTGGACTTGGTGGAAGGAAAATAATAAGTGAAAAAGGCAAGCGTAACGTTGAGTTCTTCCTGAAAATTTTCGGGAGATATAGTGTCCTAGCAATATTCATTTTCGCATTGACGCCACTGCCGGATGATTTGCTGTTCATTCCGCTTGGGGTGATGCACTACAGTTTTTTGCGGGCGTTTATCCCAGCCTTTCTAGGTAAGCTTTGCATGAGCCTAATAATAGTCTACAGCGCCCGCTTCACGGTTGGGGTAATCCGCGAAATCTTCGGAATAGAGAGCGACTGGGTTTCAGCCATCATCGGCACAGTCACCGCCTTAATCCTACTTGTAATAGTCTTCATCCTAATGTTTAAAGTGGACTGGGAGAAAACCCTTGAAAAACGCAGAAAACCTAAAGGGAGGGGGCTAGCGAAAATAAAAGTTTACGCAAAACCATTTTCCACAAACGTAATAGGAAGATAA
- a CDS encoding TldD/PmbA family protein: MAVLKEEEIISLAEFAVKLALKEGADEAEAFAYEGLTTTVAIERGQIAKSSRIIDNGLGIRTVVNKTIGFSYTNILMDKAAIEEAVVKALKAARASKPDKNWQGFPTKKSFTKIEDIFDETLCELSPEDLVKNALLMLEACEKTDKRVFPIEGGVGASYLLKAIANSNGIASSDQGTIVECSLATIAQESGEVTPVCFEFNVERLYKINPEWVGAEAARQAASALKAKRAETKNMKVIFAHFALQQLLHYTLMDAVKADYVQRGQSALQGKIGEKVASETLTIYDDGLMKGGLRTWKFDGEGVPQQKTVVIENGILRGYLYDNYTAKKEGRESTGNAFRAGYLSTPRIEPTNFHFAPGKKSPEDLIGEINEGLLVYSVQGAHSSNPASGEFSVVATPAWKIEKGKIVYAIKGAMLAGNIFNVIKNISALANNERKIGQLVAPWVLVENVKVIGK, encoded by the coding sequence GTGGCAGTGCTTAAAGAGGAAGAAATAATAAGTCTGGCAGAGTTTGCCGTAAAACTCGCGCTAAAAGAAGGCGCAGATGAAGCAGAAGCCTTTGCCTATGAAGGTTTAACGACAACCGTAGCCATAGAAAGGGGACAAATCGCTAAGAGCTCAAGAATCATTGACAATGGATTAGGCATAAGAACAGTGGTAAACAAGACTATAGGCTTTTCCTACACAAACATTCTAATGGACAAGGCAGCCATTGAAGAAGCCGTGGTAAAGGCGCTAAAAGCTGCAAGGGCAAGTAAGCCGGACAAGAATTGGCAAGGCTTTCCAACCAAAAAGTCCTTCACCAAAATCGAGGATATTTTTGATGAGACACTCTGTGAGTTGTCTCCGGAAGACTTAGTAAAAAACGCCTTACTTATGTTGGAGGCTTGCGAAAAAACCGACAAAAGGGTTTTTCCAATTGAAGGTGGTGTTGGCGCCTCGTATTTATTAAAGGCCATTGCGAATTCTAATGGCATTGCTAGTTCCGACCAAGGAACAATAGTTGAATGCAGCCTAGCCACAATAGCCCAAGAAAGTGGCGAAGTGACACCTGTATGCTTTGAATTTAACGTTGAAAGGCTTTATAAAATAAACCCAGAGTGGGTTGGTGCTGAGGCTGCACGGCAAGCTGCTTCAGCTTTAAAAGCTAAACGGGCGGAAACAAAAAACATGAAAGTTATATTCGCACATTTTGCGTTACAGCAGCTTCTTCACTATACCTTGATGGATGCTGTTAAGGCAGATTATGTGCAAAGGGGACAATCAGCCCTTCAAGGCAAAATAGGCGAGAAAGTAGCCTCTGAAACGTTGACAATTTATGACGATGGGCTTATGAAGGGAGGGCTTCGAACATGGAAATTCGACGGAGAGGGTGTTCCCCAGCAAAAAACTGTGGTAATAGAAAATGGCATATTACGGGGATATCTCTATGATAATTACACGGCAAAGAAAGAAGGAAGAGAAAGCACGGGAAACGCATTTAGAGCGGGATATCTATCAACGCCACGCATCGAACCTACAAACTTCCACTTTGCACCCGGGAAAAAGTCGCCAGAAGACCTTATAGGCGAAATTAACGAGGGGCTCCTAGTTTATTCTGTGCAAGGTGCTCATAGCAGCAACCCTGCGAGCGGTGAATTCTCGGTTGTGGCAACACCAGCATGGAAAATCGAGAAAGGCAAAATCGTCTATGCCATCAAGGGCGCCATGCTTGCCGGAAATATCTTCAACGTCATTAAGAACATTTCAGCGTTAGCAAACAATGAAAGAAAAATCGGCCAGTTGGTTGCGCCGTGGGTGCTTGTGGAAAACGTTAAAGTTATTGGCAAGTAA
- a CDS encoding DNA helicase UvrD, which produces MRVIADLHIHGRYSRATSQSMRVEEIARFAKIKGLNLVGTGDFTHPKWLKELQETLIQDGNSGLYKIAGNPDFPVYFMITTEVSTIFTFEGEVKKIHHVILTPSIETATQINERLAKYGDLAADGRPTLDISAPELVEEVMKVSSDNMVFPAHAWTPWFSIFGAFSGFNSVEDCYQDMTKHIYALETGLSSDPPMNWRLSKLDRFTLVSNSDSHSYWPWRMGREANVFEVEKPSYQEIIDAIRKKDKTRFKFTIETDPAYGKYHWTGHRNCRVSLPPKEAIKLGNICPVCRKKLTKGVEQRVEELADRPEGFIPDNAIGYMHLLPLSEIIATAIGVDSPSTQQVWSIYNKLIEKFGDEYRVLIDAPKQALKEAADQKIAEAIIRVREGKIKVIPGYDGVYGHPIIFDEEKTSNIKRLREKVQQLNLTDFM; this is translated from the coding sequence TTGAGGGTCATAGCCGACCTACATATTCATGGACGCTACAGTCGGGCGACAAGCCAAAGCATGCGCGTGGAGGAGATCGCCCGTTTCGCCAAAATTAAAGGCTTAAACCTTGTTGGCACAGGAGACTTCACTCACCCCAAATGGTTAAAGGAACTGCAGGAGACTCTTATACAAGATGGGAACTCTGGACTCTATAAGATTGCCGGCAACCCAGACTTTCCAGTTTACTTCATGATAACAACAGAAGTCAGCACAATATTCACGTTTGAAGGCGAAGTTAAAAAAATTCACCATGTAATTCTAACGCCAAGCATAGAAACAGCCACCCAGATCAACGAACGCCTAGCAAAGTACGGAGATCTAGCAGCCGACGGACGCCCAACTCTAGACATAAGTGCCCCAGAGCTTGTTGAGGAGGTTATGAAAGTCTCCAGCGATAACATGGTTTTCCCAGCCCATGCTTGGACACCATGGTTCAGCATTTTCGGCGCCTTCAGCGGCTTCAACAGCGTTGAAGACTGCTACCAGGACATGACAAAACACATCTACGCCCTCGAAACAGGCCTCTCCTCAGATCCGCCCATGAATTGGCGGCTGAGTAAACTGGACAGGTTCACATTGGTTTCAAACAGCGACAGCCACAGCTACTGGCCATGGCGCATGGGAAGAGAGGCCAACGTCTTCGAGGTGGAAAAACCTAGCTACCAAGAGATAATAGACGCCATTAGGAAAAAGGACAAAACACGGTTCAAATTCACCATCGAAACAGATCCAGCCTATGGAAAATACCATTGGACAGGCCACAGAAACTGCCGTGTCTCGCTGCCGCCAAAAGAAGCCATAAAACTCGGCAACATATGCCCAGTATGCCGCAAAAAACTGACAAAAGGTGTTGAACAACGAGTTGAAGAGTTAGCAGACCGCCCAGAAGGCTTCATTCCAGATAACGCTATAGGTTATATGCATTTGCTTCCCCTCTCCGAAATTATTGCAACAGCTATTGGTGTTGACTCACCCTCAACGCAGCAGGTTTGGAGCATTTACAACAAGCTGATTGAAAAATTCGGCGACGAATACAGGGTGCTGATCGATGCGCCGAAACAAGCCCTAAAAGAAGCAGCAGATCAAAAGATCGCCGAGGCAATAATAAGGGTTAGAGAAGGAAAAATAAAGGTGATACCAGGCTATGATGGCGTTTATGGACATCCCATAATTTTCGATGAGGAAAAAACCTCAAATATAAAACGCTTAAGAGAAAAAGTTCAACAGTTAAACCTTACAGACTTCATGTAA
- a CDS encoding DUF1028 domain-containing protein: MGTFSILAVSKDYKLMGVAVASGSTGVGFRVPHAMPNVGVIATQAYTNMAYGIDGLKLLASGLSPEQALKKLLAQDPQREIRQVAIMDFTGKKATFTGAEAPEERGEIVGEYYVVIGNLLKSVNVLENMAERFVKTHGNFALRLLEALKAGSESGGDKRGEKSAAIKVIDKAKVLLDLRVDESSNPIQELMNQFRKCTP; the protein is encoded by the coding sequence ATGGGAACTTTTTCGATTCTGGCAGTCTCTAAAGATTATAAACTTATGGGTGTTGCAGTGGCTTCAGGCTCAACAGGCGTAGGCTTCAGAGTACCTCACGCAATGCCAAACGTTGGAGTAATTGCAACACAAGCCTACACTAATATGGCATATGGAATTGACGGTTTAAAGTTGTTGGCCAGTGGCCTATCACCAGAGCAAGCTTTAAAGAAACTTCTAGCACAGGACCCTCAAAGGGAAATAAGGCAGGTTGCCATAATGGATTTTACAGGCAAAAAAGCCACGTTCACCGGTGCTGAGGCCCCAGAAGAACGGGGAGAAATCGTTGGCGAATATTACGTTGTCATTGGCAACCTTCTAAAGAGCGTCAATGTTCTTGAAAATATGGCAGAACGTTTTGTCAAGACGCATGGAAATTTTGCGCTAAGACTTCTGGAAGCTTTGAAAGCTGGAAGTGAAAGCGGTGGAGACAAGCGAGGCGAAAAATCTGCGGCTATAAAGGTCATAGACAAAGCCAAAGTACTGCTTGATTTAAGAGTTGATGAAAGTTCAAACCCTATTCAAGAGCTCATGAACCAATTTAGAAAGTGCACACCATAG
- a CDS encoding 2,3-bisphosphoglycerate-independent phosphoglycerate mutase, whose product MADRPIKELNGKTPLEAAHKPSMDRMANMGVCGIMDPIAPGIPPGSDTATLAILGYNAWKVYSGRGAFEALGWGLEVKEGDVCFRCNFATVNENLIVLDRRAGRISDADASKLAESLSKVRLSKNVKFSFANTVQHRAVLVLRGSKLSPSVSDSDPENTGEKVREVKPLDNSSEAKFTAEVLNELAQKFHEVLRTHPVNRERTARGQPPANYVLFRGAGTSPKIKSLGEVYGVRATCVAATSLIRGVCRAAGMQLLDVKGATGTPQTDYIAKAKAAVQALENSDFVLLHVKAPDVASHDGNFKQKVEIIERIDEMLAYVLDNVNLGEIHVALTADHTTSCATRKHEGDPVPLTIMGPYVRNDNVDKFSERACALGGLGRIRGKDLTPILMNFLDRVKKFGA is encoded by the coding sequence ATGGCTGACAGGCCAATAAAAGAACTGAACGGGAAGACTCCACTTGAAGCTGCCCACAAGCCTTCAATGGATCGCATGGCAAACATGGGTGTCTGCGGTATAATGGATCCTATTGCGCCGGGAATACCGCCGGGCAGCGACACGGCAACACTTGCAATATTAGGTTATAATGCTTGGAAGGTTTATTCCGGAAGAGGGGCTTTCGAGGCTTTAGGATGGGGACTCGAGGTTAAAGAGGGTGACGTCTGTTTTAGATGCAACTTCGCAACAGTCAACGAAAACCTTATAGTCTTAGATAGAAGGGCTGGCAGAATATCTGACGCAGACGCGTCCAAACTGGCAGAAAGCCTAAGTAAAGTTAGACTTTCAAAGAATGTGAAGTTTTCTTTCGCAAACACTGTTCAGCATCGGGCGGTGCTTGTTTTACGCGGTTCAAAACTGTCGCCATCTGTCAGCGATTCAGATCCAGAAAACACTGGAGAAAAAGTTCGCGAAGTTAAGCCATTAGATAACAGCTCAGAAGCCAAGTTTACAGCTGAAGTTCTCAATGAGTTAGCACAAAAATTCCATGAAGTCTTGAGAACACATCCGGTAAATAGGGAAAGAACTGCCCGGGGGCAGCCTCCGGCAAACTACGTTTTATTCAGAGGAGCCGGTACATCACCAAAAATTAAATCTTTAGGGGAAGTTTACGGTGTTAGAGCAACTTGTGTAGCTGCCACTTCATTGATCCGCGGTGTTTGCAGAGCCGCTGGCATGCAGTTGCTTGACGTTAAAGGTGCAACTGGGACACCGCAAACTGACTACATAGCAAAGGCAAAAGCCGCAGTTCAAGCTCTAGAAAACAGCGATTTTGTTTTGCTGCATGTAAAGGCTCCAGACGTCGCCAGCCACGACGGAAATTTCAAACAGAAAGTTGAAATTATAGAGAGAATCGATGAGATGCTGGCTTACGTACTTGACAACGTGAATTTAGGCGAAATTCATGTGGCTTTGACGGCTGACCACACAACCTCATGCGCAACAAGAAAACATGAAGGCGACCCTGTACCACTAACAATAATGGGGCCGTACGTGCGCAATGACAACGTAGACAAGTTTAGTGAAAGAGCATGCGCACTGGGAGGACTGGGAAGAATAAGGGGCAAAGACTTGACGCCAATTCTCATGAACTTTCTCGATAGGGTAAAAAAGTTTGGAGCTTAA
- a CDS encoding TldD/PmbA family protein — translation MKDLLTKIIELAVQKFSAEYAEARAQKIFKTMLTVKEENVESAKEGIESGIALRVLVDGAWGFASVGSFDRDILADAVHKACKMAKAASLQIKSPVKLAENKAIEDSISIKPKKKPSEISVENKIGTVLAIAKNVLKSDSRIKSCTVDYLDLVGVNYFMNNEGTYIEQDKLYVWSRVLVTAKEKEVFTFSREEVGSTAGYEIFDIEAPEIIGERAAKRAIDQLRAKTPKGGTFPAVLGPNVVGVFVHEAFGHLAEADLTLSGSVLMDKLGKKVASEVVTVYDDGTIEGAFGSFKYDDEGIPAQKTLLIKDGVVVGLMHNRETAKKFNTQPTGNARAEDFRVEPIIRMRNTFMAPRDYSLGELIEDIKFGYYFKSFRGGQANLDGTFQVGIQEGYEIVKGEIGEPIRNASISGNTLETLHKVDAVGKDFELWPGRCGKGQTAFVCDGGPHIRVREVLVGGSA, via the coding sequence TTGAAAGATTTATTGACTAAGATTATAGAATTGGCTGTCCAAAAGTTCAGTGCGGAATACGCGGAGGCCAGGGCGCAAAAGATTTTCAAAACAATGTTGACAGTCAAGGAAGAGAATGTTGAATCTGCAAAGGAGGGGATCGAAAGCGGCATTGCTTTAAGGGTTCTTGTCGACGGAGCATGGGGTTTTGCTTCTGTAGGCTCCTTTGACAGGGACATATTGGCAGATGCTGTTCATAAGGCATGTAAAATGGCAAAAGCAGCCAGTTTGCAAATCAAGAGTCCAGTAAAACTCGCTGAAAACAAGGCCATCGAAGATAGCATCTCAATTAAGCCTAAAAAGAAACCCTCAGAGATATCTGTTGAAAATAAAATTGGAACCGTTTTGGCCATTGCAAAAAACGTTCTAAAAAGTGACAGCCGCATTAAAAGCTGCACAGTAGATTATTTAGATCTCGTCGGAGTCAACTATTTCATGAATAACGAAGGCACATATATAGAGCAAGACAAGCTTTATGTTTGGTCAAGAGTTCTAGTCACTGCAAAAGAAAAAGAGGTCTTCACATTTAGCCGTGAAGAGGTCGGCTCAACAGCAGGCTACGAGATATTTGACATCGAAGCACCAGAAATCATAGGCGAAAGAGCTGCAAAAAGAGCCATAGATCAACTAAGAGCAAAGACCCCGAAAGGTGGAACCTTTCCGGCTGTTTTAGGGCCAAACGTGGTTGGAGTTTTCGTCCATGAAGCATTCGGACATTTAGCTGAAGCAGATTTAACACTTTCAGGCTCGGTTCTCATGGATAAGCTTGGCAAAAAAGTAGCTTCAGAAGTTGTCACAGTCTACGATGACGGAACAATTGAAGGAGCTTTTGGCTCCTTCAAGTATGATGATGAAGGTATTCCAGCACAAAAAACGCTTCTGATCAAAGATGGAGTAGTTGTAGGCTTAATGCACAATAGGGAAACAGCCAAGAAGTTTAATACACAACCCACCGGTAACGCTAGAGCGGAAGACTTTCGCGTGGAGCCGATAATACGTATGCGCAACACTTTCATGGCTCCCCGGGACTACTCTTTGGGAGAATTAATCGAAGACATAAAGTTTGGATATTACTTCAAAAGCTTCAGAGGGGGACAAGCCAACTTAGATGGCACATTTCAAGTAGGCATCCAAGAAGGATACGAAATAGTAAAAGGCGAGATAGGTGAGCCTATACGCAACGCCTCGATAAGCGGGAACACTCTTGAAACATTGCATAAAGTAGACGCTGTTGGAAAAGATTTTGAACTTTGGCCTGGAAGATGCGGCAAAGGACAGACTGCTTTTGTCTGTGATGGTGGACCGCACATAAGAGTTCGCGAGGTGCTGGTCGGTGGCAGTGCTTAA